From a region of the Feifania hominis genome:
- the cysS gene encoding cysteine--tRNA ligase, with translation MKLYNDLTRKKEEFVPVEEGKVKIYSCGPTVYNFFHLGNARPFILFDTLRRYLRYRGYEVTFVQNFTDIDDKMINRANDEGITVKELADRFIAEYYTDAHGLGIEDATVQPKATEHIDDIIGIVSTLIEKGHAYESNGDVYFRTRSFRDYGKLSHMPIEDLESGARIDVSESKEDPLDFALWKAAKPGEPSWDSPWGKGRPGWHIECSAMANRYLGKTIDIHCGGQDLTFPHHENEIAQSEAANDAPFANYWVHNAYININNQKMSKSLNNFFTVRDVSKEYAYEVIRFFMLSAHYRSPINYSVEILEQSKAGLERLHNCLANLDFLMKSAPAGEWTAQESETLAQYDEFKTRFVEAMDDDLNTADAVAVLFDFARAINTEVGGDSVHTGAFLAAARDRFMELAGVLNICQNRAEQSLDQDVEALIEQRQQARKNRDFALADKIRDDLKAQGIVLEDTPQGVKWHRES, from the coding sequence ATGAAGCTATACAACGACCTCACGCGCAAAAAAGAGGAATTTGTCCCCGTGGAAGAGGGAAAGGTGAAGATCTACTCCTGCGGCCCCACGGTCTACAACTTTTTCCATCTGGGAAACGCGCGCCCTTTCATTCTCTTTGACACGCTGCGCCGCTATCTGCGCTACCGCGGGTATGAGGTGACTTTTGTGCAGAACTTCACCGACATTGACGACAAGATGATCAATCGCGCCAACGACGAGGGAATCACCGTCAAAGAGCTTGCGGACCGGTTCATCGCCGAGTACTACACCGATGCGCACGGCCTCGGCATCGAGGATGCGACGGTGCAGCCCAAAGCGACCGAGCACATTGACGACATTATCGGCATTGTCAGCACACTGATTGAAAAGGGCCACGCCTACGAATCGAACGGCGACGTGTATTTCCGCACCCGGTCGTTTCGGGACTATGGCAAGCTCTCGCACATGCCCATTGAGGATCTGGAGTCGGGTGCGCGCATCGACGTCAGCGAGAGCAAGGAGGACCCGCTCGACTTCGCCCTGTGGAAAGCGGCAAAACCCGGCGAACCCTCGTGGGATTCCCCCTGGGGAAAGGGCCGCCCGGGCTGGCACATCGAGTGCTCCGCCATGGCAAACCGCTACCTCGGCAAGACCATTGACATCCACTGCGGCGGGCAGGATCTGACGTTCCCCCACCATGAGAACGAGATCGCCCAGAGTGAGGCGGCAAACGACGCCCCCTTTGCGAACTACTGGGTACACAACGCCTACATCAACATCAACAACCAGAAGATGTCAAAGTCGCTGAACAACTTCTTCACCGTGCGTGACGTCTCGAAAGAGTACGCCTATGAGGTGATTCGTTTCTTCATGCTCTCGGCGCACTACAGAAGCCCCATCAACTACTCGGTTGAGATCCTCGAGCAGTCCAAGGCGGGTCTTGAGCGCCTGCACAACTGCCTTGCAAATCTCGACTTTCTCATGAAGTCGGCGCCGGCAGGAGAATGGACCGCGCAGGAGAGCGAGACGCTCGCGCAGTACGACGAATTCAAAACCAGGTTTGTCGAGGCGATGGACGACGATCTCAACACGGCGGATGCCGTGGCGGTGCTCTTCGATTTCGCCCGCGCGATCAACACCGAGGTGGGCGGGGACAGCGTCCACACCGGCGCGTTTCTGGCGGCAGCAAGAGATCGGTTCATGGAGCTCGCCGGGGTGCTCAACATCTGCCAGAACCGGGCGGAGCAGTCGCTTGACCAGGATGTGGAAGCGCTCATTGAGCAGCGCCAGCAGGCCAGAAAGAACCGGGACTTTGCCCTCGCCGACAAGATCCGTGACGATCTCAAGGCACAGGGGATTGTGCTCGAGGATACGCCTCAGGGCGTCAAATGGCACCGGGAATCCTGA
- the rimO gene encoding 30S ribosomal protein S12 methylthiotransferase RimO gives MNPIRVTMISLGCSKNQVDGEVMLGRLAQSDGEFVLVSEPEQADVVIVNTCGFIESAKAEAIENILDMAQLKVNGVIRGIVVTGCLAERYREQLRAEMPEIDVVLGIGSNDDIARAVREASSGHGFEQFGPKTNLVGGGTRIRTTPWYTAYLKIAEGCDNRCAFCAIPSIRGPYRSRPMEELLDEARTLAADGVFELNVVAQDTTRYGEDLYGESRLPELLEGLAQIEGIRWVRTLYCYPDRISERLLRVIGAHESLVPYIDLPIQHASDPVLRRMNRHADAARTMQAIEDIRRLLPDAVLRTTLMVGFPGETEEDFELLLDFVKKVRFDRVGVFTFSMEEGTPAERFGDDVPEETKQSRRERLMLAQQRIVEQKNREKIGDVYETVVEGYLPEDGVYFGRTQYDAPEVDGTAFFHSERALCEGDLVPVEIEQVVDYDLYGHVVQA, from the coding sequence ATGAATCCCATTCGCGTGACCATGATCAGCCTTGGCTGTTCCAAAAACCAGGTGGACGGCGAGGTCATGCTCGGCAGGCTCGCACAGTCAGACGGAGAATTTGTCCTCGTCAGCGAGCCCGAGCAGGCGGACGTCGTGATTGTCAACACCTGCGGCTTTATTGAGTCGGCCAAGGCCGAGGCGATTGAAAACATTCTTGACATGGCGCAGCTCAAGGTGAATGGCGTCATCCGCGGCATCGTCGTCACAGGCTGTCTCGCCGAGCGCTACCGCGAGCAGCTGCGTGCCGAGATGCCGGAGATTGACGTGGTGCTCGGCATCGGCAGCAACGATGACATTGCGCGCGCCGTGCGCGAGGCCTCTTCCGGCCACGGCTTTGAGCAGTTCGGGCCCAAGACGAACCTGGTCGGCGGCGGCACGCGCATACGCACCACGCCCTGGTATACCGCCTATCTGAAAATAGCCGAAGGCTGTGACAACCGCTGCGCTTTCTGCGCCATTCCCTCGATTCGCGGCCCCTACCGCAGCCGCCCGATGGAGGAGCTGCTCGACGAGGCGCGGACTCTTGCCGCGGACGGTGTGTTTGAGCTCAACGTCGTCGCGCAGGATACGACCCGCTACGGCGAGGATCTCTATGGGGAGAGCCGTCTGCCGGAACTCCTTGAGGGACTTGCACAGATCGAGGGAATCCGGTGGGTGCGGACACTCTACTGCTACCCCGATCGGATCAGCGAGCGGCTGCTGCGGGTCATCGGCGCACATGAGAGTCTGGTGCCCTACATCGATCTGCCCATTCAGCACGCGAGCGACCCGGTGCTTCGCCGCATGAACCGTCACGCCGACGCGGCGCGCACCATGCAGGCCATTGAGGACATCCGCCGGCTGCTGCCGGATGCGGTGCTTCGCACCACGCTCATGGTGGGCTTCCCCGGAGAGACCGAAGAGGATTTTGAGCTGCTTTTGGACTTTGTCAAAAAAGTCCGCTTTGATCGTGTCGGCGTCTTCACCTTCTCGATGGAGGAGGGCACTCCCGCCGAGCGCTTTGGCGACGATGTGCCCGAAGAGACCAAGCAGAGCCGCCGGGAACGGCTGATGCTCGCGCAGCAGCGCATTGTCGAGCAGAAGAACCGCGAAAAGATCGGCGACGTGTATGAGACGGTGGTAGAGGGCTATCTGCCGGAGGACGGCGTGTACTTCGGGCGTACACAGTACGATGCGCCCGAGGTGGACGGCACGGCGTTCTTCCACAGCGAGCGGGCGCTCTGTGAGGGCGATCTGGTACCCGTCGAGATCGAACAGGTCGTGGACTACGACCTCTACGGACATGTGGTGCAGGCGTGA
- a CDS encoding DUF1385 domain-containing protein: MEQKQIHRTSIGGQAIIEGVMMRGVETCGVAVRNPEGEIVTKTEPVPTITKKYRILRLPILRGIVNLVETMRFGYKTLMYSAEIAGVEETEEEPGKFEKWLTRVFGDKLMTVLGVVASVLAVCLALFLFMFLPSFLVKLVGGGLPGAVKSILEGLVKIAVFVLYLYLVSRMKDIQRVFEYHGAEHKTIFCYENGEELTVENVRKFQRFHPRCGTSFLLIVLIISILVSSVVTWDVLWMRVLIKIASLPLVVGISYEIIKYAGRHDNPLTFVLSRPGLWLQRLTTREPDDSQLEVAITSLKLVLTGNPEDDKW, translated from the coding sequence ATGGAACAAAAACAAATCCATCGCACCTCCATCGGCGGTCAGGCGATCATCGAGGGAGTGATGATGCGCGGCGTGGAAACCTGCGGCGTCGCAGTGCGAAACCCCGAGGGGGAGATTGTCACCAAGACCGAGCCGGTACCGACCATCACGAAAAAGTACCGCATTCTGCGTCTGCCCATTCTGCGCGGCATTGTGAACCTCGTCGAGACCATGCGCTTTGGCTATAAGACCCTGATGTACTCGGCCGAAATCGCGGGCGTGGAGGAGACCGAGGAGGAGCCCGGCAAATTTGAAAAATGGCTCACCCGTGTGTTCGGCGACAAGCTGATGACCGTGCTCGGCGTTGTGGCGTCGGTGCTGGCCGTCTGTCTTGCGCTCTTTTTATTCATGTTTTTGCCATCGTTTCTGGTCAAGCTTGTCGGCGGCGGACTGCCGGGCGCAGTCAAGTCGATTCTGGAGGGCCTGGTCAAGATCGCCGTGTTCGTGCTCTACCTCTACCTGGTCTCGCGTATGAAGGACATACAGCGCGTCTTCGAGTACCACGGCGCCGAGCACAAGACCATCTTCTGCTATGAGAACGGCGAGGAGCTGACGGTGGAGAATGTGAGAAAATTCCAACGCTTCCATCCGCGCTGCGGCACGAGCTTTCTGCTGATTGTCCTTATCATCAGTATTCTAGTCTCATCGGTCGTCACCTGGGATGTGCTCTGGATGCGGGTTCTGATCAAGATCGCGTCGCTGCCGCTGGTGGTGGGCATCTCCTACGAGATCATCAAGTACGCCGGCCGCCACGACAATCCTCTCACCTTTGTGCTGTCGCGCCCGGGTCTGTGGCTGCAGAGATTGACCACGCGGGAGCCCGACGACTCCCAGCTGGAGGTCGCCATCACATCGCTCAAGCTGGTACTCACCGGCAACCCGGAGGATGACAAGTGGTGA
- a CDS encoding nitroreductase family protein, with protein MESSLLDRRSIRRYKAGVALTQQQLHNLLEAGMYAPSAHNSRPWHFVVCTDRDKLRQICEVHPYSKMLETASAAILVCADPEKSPLHYQQDCAAATQNILLAAQQQGLGSCWLGVCPREELMRPMAEIFYIPGNIVPFGIIAVGVPDEQKPRPERFEPEKIHREQW; from the coding sequence ATGGAAAGCAGTCTTCTCGACAGAAGAAGCATCCGCAGATACAAAGCAGGTGTTGCACTCACACAGCAGCAGCTTCACAACCTGCTTGAGGCGGGCATGTATGCGCCCTCGGCGCACAACAGCCGCCCCTGGCACTTTGTCGTCTGTACCGACCGGGATAAGCTGCGCCAAATCTGTGAAGTTCATCCCTATTCCAAGATGCTCGAGACGGCGTCGGCGGCGATCCTCGTCTGCGCCGACCCGGAGAAGAGCCCGCTGCACTACCAGCAGGACTGTGCCGCGGCAACGCAGAACATTCTTCTCGCCGCGCAGCAGCAGGGCCTCGGCAGCTGCTGGCTCGGTGTGTGCCCGCGTGAGGAGCTGATGCGTCCCATGGCGGAGATCTTTTACATCCCCGGGAACATCGTCCCGTTTGGCATCATTGCCGTGGGCGTGCCGGATGAGCAGAAGCCCCGGCCCGAGCGCTTTGAACCGGAGAAAATTCACAGAGAGCAGTGGTAA
- the prmC gene encoding peptide chain release factor N(5)-glutamine methyltransferase — protein MVTLTALYRQIKEFYEQHDMDSGPAEAREIICRFCGTTKDRFFLWGDLTADESQTEACLDAARRRAAHEPLQYILGEWTFFGGAIRCFEGVLIPRPETELLCEVALSKVGPRGAYEAMDLGCGSGAIAVTLAANSEGRVLALDISPDCLEATRTNSELRGVSGRVTVRQGSMLEPCGESGRFELIVSNPPYVRSDEMAALQPEVRCEPALALDGGADGLDFYRAIVKNYAAALKPGGWLLFEVGLGQAEQVARLLADAEFRSVETHDDFAGIARVVGGQKI, from the coding sequence GTGGTGACGCTCACCGCGCTCTACCGGCAGATCAAGGAGTTCTACGAGCAGCACGATATGGACAGCGGTCCCGCAGAGGCGAGGGAGATCATCTGCCGCTTCTGCGGCACCACGAAAGACCGGTTTTTTCTGTGGGGCGACCTCACGGCGGACGAAAGTCAGACAGAGGCCTGCCTTGATGCGGCAAGGCGCCGGGCGGCGCACGAGCCGCTTCAGTACATATTGGGCGAGTGGACCTTTTTCGGCGGTGCGATCCGCTGCTTTGAGGGAGTGCTCATTCCGCGGCCGGAGACGGAGCTTCTCTGTGAGGTCGCGCTCTCCAAGGTGGGGCCTCGCGGAGCCTATGAGGCGATGGATCTCGGCTGCGGCAGCGGGGCGATCGCCGTCACGCTCGCGGCGAACAGCGAGGGGCGCGTGCTGGCGCTCGACATCTCGCCCGACTGCCTTGAGGCGACACGGACAAACAGTGAGCTCAGAGGCGTGAGCGGCCGCGTCACCGTGCGCCAGGGCTCCATGCTGGAGCCCTGTGGGGAGAGCGGGCGCTTTGAGCTGATCGTATCCAATCCCCCCTATGTGCGCTCGGATGAGATGGCGGCTCTGCAGCCGGAGGTCCGGTGTGAACCTGCGCTTGCTCTCGACGGCGGGGCGGACGGTCTCGATTTTTACCGCGCGATTGTCAAAAATTATGCCGCCGCTCTGAAGCCGGGCGGGTGGCTGCTCTTTGAGGTCGGCCTGGGTCAGGCGGAGCAGGTCGCACGCCTGCTCGCCGACGCGGAGTTTCGGTCCGTTGAGACACACGACGACTTTGCCGGCATCGCCCGGGTCGTGGGTGGACAGAAAATATAA
- the pgsA gene encoding CDP-diacylglycerol--glycerol-3-phosphate 3-phosphatidyltransferase, translated as MNTPNKISILRILMVPVFMIFLMFPFNEYSKLIAVAVFALASLTDGIDGYIARKYNQITTFGKFLDPLADKLLITAALVCLVELGFVSSFVAMIIIAREFIVTSFRIVAIGAGKVIAADIWGKFKTTAQIIAVIVILLEKQFLTTHILGNITMGIAVVLTIYSAYNYIAKNWDLIGDDR; from the coding sequence ATGAACACACCCAATAAGATATCCATTCTGCGCATCCTGATGGTGCCGGTTTTCATGATCTTTCTGATGTTTCCGTTCAACGAGTACAGCAAGCTCATTGCCGTGGCGGTCTTTGCCCTCGCCTCGCTGACTGATGGCATCGACGGCTACATCGCGCGCAAGTACAACCAGATTACAACCTTTGGCAAGTTCCTGGACCCCCTGGCCGACAAGCTGCTCATCACGGCGGCGCTCGTGTGCCTGGTGGAGCTGGGTTTTGTCAGCTCCTTTGTCGCAATGATCATCATTGCGCGCGAGTTTATCGTGACCTCGTTTCGCATTGTCGCCATCGGAGCAGGCAAGGTGATTGCGGCGGACATCTGGGGCAAATTCAAGACGACGGCGCAGATTATTGCCGTCATTGTCATTTTGCTTGAAAAGCAGTTTCTCACGACACACATTCTGGGCAACATCACCATGGGCATTGCAGTGGTGCTGACCATTTATTCGGCATACAATTACATTGCGAAAAATTGGGATCTGATCGGCGACGACCGCTGA
- a CDS encoding phosphatase PAP2 family protein: MGIELNLFLAQLRTPFANGLMEGISFLAESYAMIFVVCFFYWCHDKRQGRVMALTILSSASVNAFFKNLFRISRPFQVDERLTAIRVETATGYSFPSGHTQNAATLATFFAIRSRTLRALLIAVSYVVLVGFSRIYLGVHFPSDVVAGLLFGVLWCFVAHWINRFVERHGGGWFYLLFTIPAFASLVTLLPLYPTKPADPKDTLTMFGLTLGAVLGFILEQRHVRFDPAGPVKIKLQRFAVGILIVLVVEVGLKLLFPATALFRVVRYFAVGIVATYCCPMLFGLIESKRGN, translated from the coding sequence ATGGGAATTGAGCTGAATCTGTTTCTGGCGCAGCTTCGTACGCCCTTTGCAAACGGACTCATGGAGGGAATTTCGTTTTTGGCGGAGTCCTATGCTATGATCTTTGTCGTATGCTTTTTCTACTGGTGCCACGACAAACGACAGGGCCGTGTCATGGCGCTGACCATACTCTCGTCTGCGTCGGTCAACGCGTTTTTCAAAAACCTGTTTCGCATCTCGAGACCTTTCCAGGTCGATGAGAGACTCACGGCCATCCGCGTTGAGACTGCCACAGGCTACTCCTTTCCGAGCGGACACACCCAGAATGCCGCCACACTCGCTACGTTCTTTGCCATTCGCAGCCGGACACTGCGCGCACTGCTGATTGCCGTGAGCTATGTGGTGCTCGTCGGCTTTTCGCGCATCTATCTGGGGGTGCACTTTCCCTCCGACGTCGTGGCAGGGCTGCTGTTCGGTGTGCTCTGGTGCTTTGTGGCGCACTGGATCAACCGGTTTGTCGAGCGCCACGGGGGCGGCTGGTTCTATTTGCTGTTCACCATTCCGGCGTTTGCGAGTCTTGTGACGCTGCTGCCGCTCTACCCGACAAAACCCGCCGACCCGAAAGACACTCTGACCATGTTCGGCCTCACGCTCGGCGCGGTACTCGGCTTTATTCTGGAGCAGCGCCATGTCCGCTTCGACCCGGCGGGGCCGGTAAAAATCAAACTGCAGCGCTTCGCCGTCGGCATTCTGATTGTGCTGGTGGTGGAAGTGGGGCTGAAGCTGCTCTTCCCGGCGACCGCGCTGTTTCGCGTTGTGCGCTACTTTGCCGTTGGCATTGTGGCGACTTACTGCTGCCCGATGCTCTTCGGGCTCATTGAATCAAAGAGAGGAAACTGA
- a CDS encoding regulatory protein RecX, translating into MYLTKVKHLPNAVELTIDGEKAGRIDPAEYYRLNLSEEEPLDEATVEKIRELARDFTAKSKALSSLASADFSKRGLERRLRQKGIDEQKARETVDYFAERGYVSDEMFARRIVTAYSVEKHFGRRRVAQELYKRGIAREAADAALEQYALPDEENIALFFERYRSWDLSDQKMRARASNALLRYGYQFEDIRQVLRDCEEREDYIE; encoded by the coding sequence ATGTATCTGACCAAAGTGAAGCACTTGCCGAACGCCGTGGAGCTGACCATCGACGGCGAGAAAGCGGGGCGCATAGACCCAGCCGAGTACTACCGGCTGAACCTCAGCGAGGAGGAGCCGCTCGACGAGGCGACGGTGGAGAAAATCCGCGAGCTCGCGCGCGATTTCACCGCAAAAAGCAAGGCGCTCTCCTCGCTTGCGAGCGCCGATTTTTCCAAAAGAGGCCTCGAGCGCCGGCTGCGGCAAAAGGGAATCGACGAGCAGAAAGCGCGCGAGACAGTCGACTACTTTGCCGAGCGGGGCTATGTCAGCGACGAGATGTTCGCCCGGCGCATTGTGACGGCCTACTCGGTTGAAAAGCACTTCGGCCGCCGCCGGGTGGCTCAGGAGCTCTACAAGAGGGGCATCGCGAGAGAGGCGGCCGACGCCGCGCTCGAACAGTACGCCTTGCCGGACGAGGAGAACATCGCGCTCTTCTTTGAGCGCTACCGCAGCTGGGATCTGTCGGATCAGAAGATGCGCGCCAGGGCGAGCAATGCGCTGCTGCGCTACGGCTACCAGTTTGAGGATATCCGGCAGGTACTCAGAGATTGTGAGGAGAGGGAGGACTACATCGAATGA
- the recA gene encoding recombinase RecA — translation MVDKKKALETALAQIEKQFGKGAVMKLGENASMNVGHIPTGSIALDAALGIGGVPRGRIVEIYGPESSGKTTLALHVIAEAQKLGGDAAFVDAEHALDPVYAKALGVDVDSLLVSQPDTGEQALEITEALVRSGAIDVVVVDSVAALVPRAEIEGEMGDSHVGLQARLMSQALRKLAGAIAKSNTVVIFINQLREKVGVVYGNPETTPGGRALKFYASVRIDVRRIEQLKSGTDVVGSRTRAKVVKNKVAPPFKDAEFDILYGQGISKESELIDIGVKYDIINKAGAWFSYGDMRIGQGKDNAREFIRQNPEIAQEIDGKIRAILERHDQTEEPEETPEV, via the coding sequence ATGGTAGACAAAAAAAAGGCGCTGGAGACAGCGCTCGCGCAGATTGAAAAGCAGTTTGGCAAGGGCGCCGTCATGAAGCTCGGGGAAAATGCCTCGATGAATGTCGGTCACATCCCAACAGGCTCCATCGCGCTCGACGCGGCGCTCGGCATCGGCGGCGTGCCGCGGGGCAGAATCGTCGAGATCTACGGGCCGGAATCCTCCGGTAAGACAACGCTTGCGCTGCATGTCATCGCAGAGGCCCAGAAGCTCGGCGGCGATGCGGCCTTTGTCGATGCGGAGCATGCACTCGACCCGGTCTATGCAAAGGCGCTCGGCGTCGATGTGGACTCGCTTCTCGTCTCGCAGCCTGACACCGGCGAGCAGGCGCTTGAGATCACCGAGGCGCTCGTGCGCAGTGGCGCGATTGACGTGGTCGTTGTCGACTCGGTTGCGGCTCTCGTGCCGCGCGCCGAGATCGAGGGCGAGATGGGCGACAGCCATGTGGGACTGCAGGCGAGACTGATGAGCCAGGCGCTGCGTAAGCTCGCGGGCGCCATTGCCAAGTCGAATACGGTGGTCATCTTCATCAACCAGCTTCGAGAGAAAGTCGGTGTCGTCTATGGCAATCCCGAGACCACGCCGGGCGGCCGGGCGCTGAAGTTCTATGCCTCGGTGCGCATTGATGTGCGCCGCATTGAGCAGCTCAAGTCCGGCACCGATGTCGTCGGCAGCCGCACGAGAGCGAAAGTGGTCAAGAATAAGGTTGCGCCGCCCTTTAAAGATGCGGAATTCGATATCCTGTACGGCCAGGGCATCTCCAAGGAGAGCGAGCTGATCGACATCGGCGTCAAATATGATATCATCAACAAGGCGGGCGCCTGGTTCTCCTACGGTGACATGCGCATCGGCCAGGGCAAGGACAATGCCCGCGAGTTCATTCGGCAGAATCCCGAGATCGCCCAGGAGATCGACGGCAAGATTCGGGCAATTCTGGAGAGGCACGATCAGACCGAGGAGCCTGAGGAAACCCCGGAAGTGTAA